In a genomic window of Malassezia japonica chromosome 4, complete sequence:
- a CDS encoding uncharacterized protein (EggNog:ENOG503P4UE; COG:T) yields MEPVRASDAPSSRNNVFFESVHLPSPPKAKPPLKLDRKLQGPPRRPTELSAKRGHVKRPSFGRMSTEQRVSEHERIRADDSVDIRVFLEREYKLGEGRNAEVYLGAYRDTHLHEVDWELCAVKRMQVDRESQLAGLDEAFALRRLGPHPRIVRLITVMDEVGVRAEGAEEYVPSATDLPRLLILLEHLPFTMATFVHREPHAVDLEQWMTWATQLASTVEWLHARGCVHGDIKMQNVLLTHDLQIKLCDFTSVLFSNAAVPATDCLTVGTPQFRAPELFTTSRWTPREGEDDTHPALSYTLDIFSLGVLLYSLATGVEPSRRVRSVMAMRQRQALFFQSEEDDRIERMSIHDDDDLRSSPATLRGVERSPVRSSSQMSDRSLRVAPVAIERLLDPSPLPHGVLSTAPHKPAADAAQVLRTKSLSATSRNVHGSSLNRCLSTSTHEPVWRTRMRPERTVSDTERRVVGRARGVSQGNSRAPHAALLPPLELGSESLVSAMDSVVLQGDAPGTHSPLLQGDAPGTRSPLLQPPKDPRPMRLDDLHQPYPDGAPALILPGGGRLPDHIRALIQQMVSPHPEERPSAAQVLAALHAP; encoded by the coding sequence ATGGAGCCGGTTCGTGCGTCGGACGCGCCTTCGTCGCGCAACAATGTATTTTTTGAATCAGTGCATTTGCCGTCGCCTCCGAAGGCCAAGCCGCCACTGAAGCTCGACCGAAAGTTGCAGGGGCcaccgcggcggccgaccgAGCTATCGGCGAAGCGCGGGCACGTCAAGCGCCCGTCGTTTGGGCGCATGTCGACGGAGCAGCGTGTGTCGGAGCACGAAAGGATTCGTGCGGATGACAGTGTAGATATCCGTGTCTTTCTTGAGCGCGAATACAAGCTCGGCGAAGGACGCAACGCAGAAGTATACCTCGGCGCCTACCGGGACACGCACCTGCACGAGGTGGACTGGGAGCTGTGTGCGGTGAAGCGCATGCAGGTGGACCGCGAGTCGCAGCTCGCGgggctcgacgaggcgtttgcgctgcgccgcctcgggccGCATCCACGAATCGTGCGCCTAATTACCGTCATGGACGAGgtgggcgtgcgcgccgaagGCGCCGAGGAGTATGTGCCTTCTGCGACCGACCTGCCCCGCCTCCTCATTTTGCTCGAGCATTTGCCGTTTACTATGGCGACGTtcgtgcaccgcgagccACACGCCGTGGACCTCGAGCAGTGGATGACATGGGCGACGCAGCTTGCGAGCACCGTCGAGTGGCTCCATGCGCGGGGCTGCGTGCACGGAGACATCAAGATGCAAAACGTCCTGCTCACGCACGACCTGCAAATCAAGCTGTGTGATTTTACCTCGGTTCTTTTTTCCAACGCGGCTGTGCCGGCGACCGACTGCCTGACGGTCGGCACGCCCCAGTTCCGCGCGCCGGAGCTCTTTacgacctcgcgctggacgccgcgcgagggcgaggacgaTACGCATCCGGCGCTCTCCTACACGCTCGACATCTtttcgctcggcgtgctcttGTATTCCCTCGCGACTGGCGTCgagccgtcgcgccgcgtgcgcagcgtcatGGCGATGCggcagcgccaggcgctcttCTTCCAGTCGGAGGAGGACGATCGGATCGAGCGCATGTCGATCcatgacgacgacgacctgcgCTCAAGCccggcgacgctgcgcggcgtcgagcgctcgccggtgcgcagctcgtcgcagATGAGCGAtcgctcgctgcgcgtcgcgcccgtcgcgatcgagcgcctgcttgacccctcgccgctgccccacggcgtgctctccacggcgccgcacaAGCCGGCagcggacgcggcgcaggtgctcCGCACCAAGTCGCTCTCGGCGACCTCACGCAACGTGCACGGAAGCAGCCTGAACCGCTGCCTCTCTACCTCGACACACGAGCCCGtgtggcgcacgcgcatgcgcccggagcgcaccgtgtccgacacggagcgccgcgtcgtcggccgtgcgcggggCGTGTCGCAGGGCAACTCGCGTGCGCCCCatgccgcgctgctcccgccgctcgagctcgggaGCGAGTCGCTGGTGTCGGCCATGGACTCGGTCGTGCTGCAGGGCGATGCGCCTGGGACACATTCGCCGCTGCTACAAGGTGATGCGCCTGGGACACGCTCGCCGTTGCTGCAGCCGCCGAAAGACCCTCGGCCGATGCGTTTGGACGACCTGCATCAGCCGTAcccggacggcgcgcccgcgctcATCCTCCCCGGCGGAGGTCGGCTGCCCGACCATATCCGCGCGCTGATCCAGCAGATGGTCTCGCCCCACCCCGAGGagcgcccgagcgccgcccaggtcctcgccgcgctccacgCGCCATAG
- a CDS encoding uncharacterized protein (COG:J; EggNog:ENOG503P3ZS) — MYLLGAYLPDHKLVRIALTTFYGISYDTAARICARIGVHERATVTSLTEAQITDLSAYLSSPGLIPARGPSPTRAAVAGKEAKAPEVATPPPSQRAQASSDPLRSIMIEGDLRREMLGNIAHHRAIGTYKGRRHANGYPVRGQRTQRNGLTARRLNRLERRQLSTAAGGAAVPSLTELLAPLARLRFVA, encoded by the exons ATGTACCTGCTGGGCGCGTACCTGCCGGACCACAAGCTGGTGCGC ATTGCGCTCACGACCTTTTACGGCATCTCGTATGATACCGCGGCGCGGATTTGCGCGCGGATTGgtgtgcacgagcgcgcgacggTCACGTCGCTGACTGAGGCGCAGATCACCGACTTGTCGGCCTACCTCTCTTCGCCCGGCCTGATTCCCGCGCGTGGcccctcgccgacgcgcgcggcggtcgcaGGGAAGGAGGCAAAAGCGCCCGAGGTGGCGACGCCCCCTCCGTCGCAGCGTGCAcaggcgtcgagcgaccCGCTGCGCTCGATCATGATCGAAGGCGACCTTCGCCGTGAGATGCTGGGAAATATCGCGCACCACCGCGCCATTGGCACGTACAAGGGCCGGCGGCATGCGAACGGCTATCCCGTGCgcggccagcgcacgcagcggaACGGCCTCACGGCCCGCCGCCTAaaccgcctcgagcgccggcagcTGTCGACGGCCGCGGGCGGTGCGGCTGTGCCGTCGCTCaccgagctccttgcgccgctggcgcgcctgcgtTTTGTAGCATGA
- the CNB1 gene encoding Calcineurin subunit B (EggNog:ENOG503P06Y; COG:T), with protein sequence MGQQGSQLLNDMERSTNCMCLSAPEIQRLKKRFLKLDRDGSGSIDRDEFLQIPAIANNPLAHRLISIFDADGGGSVDFQEFVHGLSVFSSQGSLVFKVYDMDRDGYISNGELFLVLKMMVGGNLKDQQLQQIVDKTIMEADKNGDGKLDFHEFLDMVNNTDVAKQLTLEDLF encoded by the exons atggGGCAGCAAGGCTCGCAGCTGCTGAATGACATGGAGCGGAGCACCAACTGTATGTGTC TCTCCGCTCCAGAGATACAGCGCTTGAAGAAACGTTTCTTGAAACTCGACCGCGATGGCTCTGGCTCGATCGACCGCGACGAGTTTTTGCAGATCCCTGCCATTGCCAACAACCCGCTGGCGCACCGCTTGATTTCCATCTTTGACGCAGACGGCGGCGGGTCTGTCGACTTTCAAGAGTTTGTGCATGGGCTGAGCGTCTTTAGCAGCCAAGGGAGCC TTGTCTTTAAAGTCTACGACATGGACCGCGACGGCTATATTTCAAACGGCGAGCTGTTTCTCGTGCTCAAGATGATGGTCGGTGGTAATTTGAAGGaccagcagctgcagcagatCGTCGACAAGACCATCATGGAGGCAGACAAAAACGGCGACGGAAAACTCGACTTTCACGAGTTCCTCGACATGGTGAACAACACCGACGTCGCCAAGCAGCTTACGCTTGAGGACCTGTTCTAG
- the PRE3 gene encoding proteasome endopeptidase complex (COG:O; MEROPS:MER0001645; EggNog:ENOG503NVT2), protein MDALDVARLKKGEVDLGTSIMAVAFDGGVVIGADSRTTMGSYIANRVTDKLTHLADRIYCCRSGSAADTQALADIVTYHLQLYSVTQEAQPPTDVAANLFQELIYQNKDRLSAGIIVAGWDKQKGGRVFNVPLGGGVFEQPWAIGGSGSTYIYGYCDATWKEGWNKDQTLEFVQNALSLAMRRDGSSGGTIRMAVITEEGVERHFIPGNKLPVLAAKDV, encoded by the exons ATGGACGCGTTGGACGTTGCTCGGCTGAAGAAGGGCGAGGTGGACCTCGGC ACCTCGATTATGGCGGTCGCATTTGACGGCGGTGTCGTGATCGGCGCCGACTCGCGCACCACCATGGGCTCCTATATT GCAAACCGCGTCACGGACAAGCTGACGCACCTTGCGGACCGCATCTACTGCTGCCGCTCGGGTTCGGCGGCGGATACGCAGGCACTTGCGGACATCGTCACCTACCACCTGCAGCTCTACTCGGTGACGCAAGAGGCTCAGCCGCCGACGGACGTCGCCGCGAACCTCTTCCAGGAACTCATATACCAGAACAAGGACCGCCTCAGCGCGGGTATCATTGTTGCTGGATGGGACAAGCAGAAGGGGGGACGCGTGTTCAACGTcccgctcggcggcggcgtgttTGAGCAGCCGTGGGCGatcggcggctcgggctcgacgTACATCTACGGATACTGCGATGCGACCTGGAAAGAGGGCTGGAATAAGGACCAGACGCTCGAGTTTGTGCAGAACG CGCTGAGCCTCgccatgcgccgcgacggaTCCTCTGGCGGCACGATTCGCATGGCCGTCATCACCGAAGAGGGCGTCGAACGCCACTTTATTCCGGGTAACAAGCTCCCGGTGCTCGCGGCAAAGGACGTATAG